The Brassica oleracea var. oleracea cultivar TO1000 chromosome C6, BOL, whole genome shotgun sequence genome includes a region encoding these proteins:
- the LOC106300578 gene encoding epidermis-specific secreted glycoprotein EP1-like, giving the protein MLRFLIVALAIATVSVVTAQVPPEKQFKVVNNNEFGDYITEYDASYRFITSPNASFFTRPFQLLFYNTTPSAYVLALRVGLRSEESLMRWIWDANRNNPVGENATLSLGRNGNLVLAESNGQAKWQTNTANKGVTGFEILPNGNIVLHDKNGKFVWQSFDHPTDTLLTGQSLKVNGANKLVSRKSDMDGSDGPYSMVLDNKGLTMYVNKTGQPLVYGGWPNHDFRGTVTFAVRREFDNLTEPSAYELLLEPAPQPTTTTNPGNNRRLLQSRPIGSGDGTLNLNKINYNGTISYLRLGSDGSLKAFSWFDPATYLTWEESFSFFSTYFVRQCGLPSFCGDYGYCDRGMCVACPTPKGLLGWSDQCSPPKATQFCSGGKGKAVNYYKIVGVEHFTGPYVNDGQGPTSVNDCKAKCDRDCKCLGYFYKEKDKKCLLAPLLGTLIKDANTSSVAYIKY; this is encoded by the exons ATGCTTCGGTTTCTAATCGTGGCACTCGCCATTGCCACTGTTTCAGTGGTCACAGCCCAAGTCCCACCAGAGAAACAATTTAAAGTCGTAAACAACAACGAGTTCGGCGACTACATCACCGAGTACGACGCGAGCTACAGATTCATAACCTCACCCAACGCGAGCTTCTTCACAAGACCGTTCCAGCTCTTGTTCTACAACACTACCCCTAGCGCCTATGTCTTAGCCCTCCGTGTCGGACTCAGAAGCGAAGAGTCACTCATGCGTTGGATCTGGGACGCGAACCGCAACAACCCCGTCGGTGAAAACGCAACTCTCTCGCTCGGACGCAACGGTAACCTAGTCCTCGCCGAGTCAAACGGGCAAGCCAAGTGGCAGACCAACACGGCCAACAAAGGCGTCACTGGTTTCGAAATCTTACCCAACGGCAACATCGTGCTACACGACAAAAACGGCAAGTTTGTGTGGCAGAGTTTCGACCACCCCACCGACACACTCCTCACCGGACAATCACTTAAAGTCAACGGAGCTAACAAACTCGTCAGCCGTAAATCCGACATGGACGGTTCAGATGGTCCCTACAGTATGGTTCTTGACAACAAAGGCTTAACCATGTACGTCAACAAAACAGGTCAGCCGTTAGTATACGGCGGATGGCCGAACCATGACTTCCGCGGCACCGTGACGTTTGCCGTTAGAAGGGAGTTCGACAACTTAACGGAGCCGTCAGCTTATGAGCTCCTCCTAGAACCCGCACCACAACCAACAACGACAACTAATCCAG GTAACAACCGCCGGTTACTTCAATCCCGACCCATCGGAAGCGGAGATGGAACTCTTAACCTAAACAAAATCAACTACAACGGAACCATCTCGTACCTCAGACTCGGCTCCGACGGTAGCCTCAAGGCCTTTTCGTGGTTCGACCCAGCAACGTACCTCACATGGGAAGAGTCCTTCTCCTTTTTCTCCACTTACTTCGTCCGACAATGCGGCTTACCGTCTTTCTGCGGCGACTACGGTTACTGCGACCGTGGAATGTGCGTTGCGTGCCCTACACCCAAGGGGTTACTAGGATGGAGCGACCAATGCTCACCACCTAAAGCGACGCAGTTTTGTAGTGGAGGCAAAGGTAAGGCCGTGAATTACTACAAGATCGTCGGCGTTGAACATTTTACTGGGCCTTATGTTAATGATGGACAAGGCCCAACTTCTGTGAACGATTGTAAGGCTAAGTGTGATCGTGATTGCAAGTGTTTGGGTTACTTCTATAAGGAGAAGGACAAGAAATGTTTGCTTGCTCCTCTTCTTGGTACGCTCATCAAAGACGCCAACACTTCTTCTGTTGCTTACATTAAGTATTAG
- the LOC106298860 gene encoding protein LIGHT-DEPENDENT SHORT HYPOCOTYLS 7: protein MASPSNKGKGIAEGSSSQPQPQQPQSPPNPPALSRYESQKRRDWNTFCQYLRNQHPPVHISQCGSNHILDFLQYLDQFGKTKVHVHGCVFFGQVEPAGQCNCPLKQAWGSLDALIGRLRAAYEENGGLPERNPFAGGGIRVFLREVRDSQAKARGVPYKKRKKKKRNPMKSGDGTTGTSSSNLPS from the coding sequence ATGGCTAGTCCGAGCAACAAAGGAAAAGGCATCGCAGAAGGATCGTCCTCTCAACCACAACCGCAACAACCACAATCACCTCCTAACCCACCAGCGTTAAGCCGGTACGAGTCACAGAAACGGCGAGACTGGAACACGTTTTGCCAATACCTTCGTAACCAGCACCCACCGGTTCACATCTCACAGTGCGGTTCGAACCACATCCTAGACTTCCTACAGTATCTTGACCAGTTCGGAAAGACAAAAGTTCATGTCCATGGATGTGTTTTCTTCGGACAAGTTGAACCGGCGGGACAGTGTAACTGTCCTCTAAAGCAAGCGTGGGGGAGTTTAGATGCTTTGATCGGACGGCTGAGAGCGGCTTACGAGGAGAACGGAGGGTTGCCGGAGAGAAACCCGTTTGCCGGCGGTGGTATTAGGGTTTTTCTTAGGGAAGTGAGAGATTCACAGGCCAAGGCAAGAGGGGTTCCGTACAAGAAAAGGAAGAAGAAGAAGAGGAATCCTATGAAGAGTGGAGATGGTACTACAGGGACTAGCAGCTCCAACTTGCCATCTTAG